The following are from one region of the Amia ocellicauda isolate fAmiCal2 chromosome 1, fAmiCal2.hap1, whole genome shotgun sequence genome:
- the eprs1 gene encoding bifunctional glutamate/proline--tRNA ligase isoform X2 — protein sequence MALKLIINSSSPPLGVLLTVEHVKNSVSVSVEDGKDTNLHISDSVQFSDVNSITRYLARVAPSLGLYGANLLEQTEVDHWLEFSARLYQRSLAPALAQLNNALCLRTFLVGQSLTLADLSVWAALKDSSSLQSLLSVEGTTPHVKRWFSFLSSQGPFKAVAEKCGTPRAAPRNGGSSEKRADVGKFVELPGAELGKVVVRFPPEASGYLHIGHAKAALLNQHYQVNFKGKLIMRFDDTNPEKEKEDFEKVILEDVALLQIKPDQFTYTSDHFPRIMGLAEQLLKEGRAYIDDTPPEQMKQEREQRQESHNRSNTVERNLELWEEMKAGTELGQRCCMRAKIDMNSNNGCLRDPTLYRCKNTPHPRTGSTYKVYPTYDFACPIVDSVEGVTHALRTTEYHDRDEQFYWVIESLGLRRPYIWEYARLNLNNTLLSKRKLTWFVDQGLVDGWDDPRFPTVRGVLRRGMTVEGLKQFIAAQGGSRSVVNMEWDKIWAFNKKVIDPVAPRYTALLKDDVVTISIPEAPEEVKDAPKHPKNAEVGMKPVWYGPQVLVEGADAETFTEGETVTFINWGNIIITSINRDSSGKVQSLSGRLDLENRDYKKTTKITWLASTPRALPTPTICITYQHLITKPVLGKDDDFKDYINRNSKVEERMLGDPCLKDLKKGDIIQLQRRGYYICDQPYEPISPFSCKESPCVLLYIPDGHTKDMPTAGSKDKSKSQAPSKAVKVESVCPAKAPPKVSSPTAPPSGSGDVAGLLSRVAAQGETVRKLKTEKAPKDQVDAAVKELLALKAQFKQLTGQDYKPGMAPPSPAPAQSSPAPDPSNPTPTSACCPYERVSQQGELVRKLKAEKAPKDQVDAAVKELLALKAQFKQLTGQDYKPGMAPPSSAHAQCNPTPAPNPASCPYERVSQQGELVRKLKAEKAPKDQVDAAVKELLALKAQFKQLTGQDYKPGMAPPSPAPAQSNPAPQKSTPAPSQPSSTPEVQALFAEVSQQGELVRRLKAEKASKDQVDGAVKSLLDLKSRYRTLTGEEYRPAGTPPAQDKKKKEKENKSEKQQSGAGAGGGGGGRKQGGGGGKEPPQDQEKNAGSGGAGGGEGPKKQTRLGLEAKKEENLADWYSQVITKAELIEYYDVSGCYVLRPWSYSIWETIQEFFDGEIKKLGVENCYFPMFVSQAALEKEKSHIADFAPEVAWVTRSGKTELAEPIAVRPTSETVMYPAYAKWVQSHRDLPIKLNQWCNVVRWEFKHPQPFLRTREFLWQEGHTAFATKQEAEVEVLQILELYARVYEELMAIPVVKGKKTEKEKFAGGDYTTTVEAFISASGRAIQGATSHHLGQNFSRMFEIVFEDPRQPGEKQFAYQNSWGLTTRTIGVLAMVHGDNRGLVLPPRVACLQVIIIPCGITASLPDSEREALLSRCAQYLERLTRCGLRARCDTRDNYSPGWKFNHWELKGVPVRVEVGPRDVKLCQCVAVRRDTGEKITVPDAEAEPRLTQLLDDIQKNLYSRASEDLRKHMVAVDNMEDFQKELDQGKIVQIPFCGGIECEDWIKKTTAKDQDLEPGAPSMGAKSLCIPFQPLRQLSSGQQCVSGKEPAQYYTLFGRSY from the exons ATGGCTTTAAAGCTCATCATCAACTCCAGCAGCCCACCGCTAG GCGTGCTGTTGACGGTGGAGCATGTGAAGAACAGCgtgagtgtgtcagtggagGATGGAAAAGACACCAACCTGCACATCTCAGA ctctgtgCAGTTTAGTGACGTGAACTCCATCACTCGGTACCTGGCTCGGGTTGCCCCCAGTCTGGGCCTGTATGGCGCCAACCTACTGGAGCAGACTGAG GTTGATCACTGGCTGGAGTTCAGTGCCAGACTGTACCAGCGCTCCCTAGCCCCTGCTCTCGCCCAGCTCAACAATGCCCTCTGTCTGCGCACCTTCCTGGTTGGGCAGAGCCTGACCTTGGCTGACCTTAGTGTCTGGGCCGCGCTCAAAG ACAGTTCCTCCTTGCAGTCTCTCCTATCTGTGGAAGGCACAACCCCCCATGTGAAGCGCTGGTTCAGTTTCCTCAGCTCTCAGGGCCCCTTCAAAGCTGTGGCGGAGAAATGCGGCACGCCCAGAGCCGCCCCCCGCAACGGAGGG TCCTCAGAGAAACGTGCTGACGTAGGGAAGTTTGTGGAGCTGCCTGGGGCTGAACTGGGCAAGGTGGTGGTGCGTTTCCCCCCCGAGGCCAGCGG gTACTTGCACATCGGTCATGCCAAAGCTGCTCTGCTGAACCAGCATTACCAAGTCAACTTCAAGGGCAAACTGATCATGCGCTTCGACGACACCAACCccgagaaggagaaggaggactTTGAGAAG GTGATTCTGGAAGACGTGGCTCTGCTGCAGATCAAGCCGGACCAATTCACCTACACCTCGGACCACTTCCCTCGCATCATGGGGCTGGCGGAGCAGCTGCTGAAGGAGGGCCGCGCCTACATCGACGACACGCCCCCCGAGCAGATGaagcaggagagggagcagaggCAGGAGTCGCACAACCGCTCAAACA CGGTGGAGAGGAACCTGGAGCTGTGGGAGGAGATGAAGGCTGGCACAGAGCTGGGCCAGAGGTGCTGCATGAGGGCCAAGATCGACATGAACTCCAACAATGGCTGCCTACGGGACCCCACCCTGTACCGCTGCAagaacaccccccacccccgcacaGGCAGCACCTACAA ggtgtACCCCACGTATGACTTCGCGTGCCCCATCGTGGACAGTGTGGAGGGGGTGACCCACGCGCTGCGCACCACGGAGTACCACGACCGCGACGAGCAGTTCTACTGGGTGATCGAGTCGCTGGGCCTGCGCCGACCCTACATCTGGGAGTACGCCCGGCTCAACCTCAACAACACCCTGCTGTCCAAGAGGAAACTCACCTGGTTCGTGGACCAGGGCCTTGTGGACGGCTG GGATGACCCCCGGTTCCCCACAGTGAGGGGGGTGCTGCGCAGGGGCATGACGGTTGAGGGGCTGAAGCAGTTCATTGCCGCACAG GGTGGGTCCAGGTCTGTTGTGAACATGGAGTGGGACAAGATCTGGGCATTCAACAAGAAG GTGATTGACCCCGTGGCCCCACGCTACACCGCCCTGCTGAAAGATGACGTCGTAACCATTAGCATCCCCGAGGCGCCTGAGGAGGTCAAGGATGCCCCCAAACACCCCAAG AATGCGGAGGTGGGCATGAAGCCGGTGTGGTACGGGCCGCAGGTGCTGGTGGAGGGGGCTGACGCAGAGACCTTCACTGAGGGGGAAACCGTCACCTTCATCAACTGGGgcaacatcatcatcaccagCATAAACAG GGACAGCAGTGGGAAGGTGCAGTCTCTGTCTGGCCGCCTGGACCTGGAGAATAGGGACTACAAGAAAACCACCAAGATCACATGGCTGGCATCCACACCCCGCGCCCTGCCCACGCCCACCATCTGCATCACCTACCAGCACCTCATCACGAAGCCTGTGCTGGGCAAAGATGATGACTTCAAGGACTACATCAACAGGAACAgcaag GTGGAGGAGAGGATGCTGGGAGACCCCTGTCTGAAGGACCTGAAGAAGGGTGACATCATCCAGCTGCAGAGGCGGGGCTATTACATCTGTGACCAGCCCTACGAGCCAATCAG tcctTTCAGCTGTAAGGAGAGCCCCTGTGTGCTGCTCTACATACCTGATGGTCATACCAAGGACATGCCCACTGCTGGCTCCAAGGACAAGAGCAAGAGCCAGGCTCCCAGCAAAGCT GTGAAGGTGGAGAGTGTGTGCCCAGCCAAGGCCCCTCCCAAAGTATCCTCCCCCACTGCGCCCCCCAGTGGCAGCGGGGATGTGGCCGGGCTGCTGTCCCGGGTGGCTGCACAGGGGGAGACAGTCCGCAAGCTGAAGACGGAAAAAGCGCCCAAGGACCAGGTGGACGCTGCAGTGAAGGAGCTGCTGGCTCTGAAGGCCCAGTTCAAACAGCTGACCGGGCAGGACTACAAACCCGGCATGGCCCCTCCCAGTCCTGCCCCAGCACAGTCTTCCCCCGCCCCAGACCCAtccaaccccacccccacctctgCCTGCTGTCCATACGAGCGTGTGTCCCAGCAGGGGGAGCTGGTGCGCAAACTGAAGGCAGAGAAAGCACCCAAG GACCAGGTGGACGCTGCAGTGAAGGAGCTGCTGGCTCTGAAGGCCCAGTTCAAACAGCTGACCGGGCAGGACTACAAACCTGGCATGGCCCCCCCCAGTTCCGCCCATGCACAGTGTAATcccacccccgcccccaacCCTGCTTCCTGTCCATACGAGCGCGTGTCCCAGCAGGGGGAGTTGGTGCGTAAACTGAAGGCAGAGAAAGCGCccaag gaccaggtggACGCTGCAGTGAAGGAGCTGCTGGCTCTGAAGGCCCAGTTCAAACAGCTGACGGGGCAGGACTACAAACCTGGCATGGCCCCCCCCAGCCCTGCCCCTGCACAGTCTAACCCCGCCCCACAGAAGTCAACCCCTGCCCCCAGTCAACCCAGCTCCACCCCTGAGGTCCAGGCACTGTTTGCAGAGGTGTCCCAGCAGGGGGAGCTGGTGCGCAGACTGAAAGCGGAGAAAGCCTCTAAG gaccaggtggATGGTGCAGTAAAGTCCCTGCTGGACCTGAAGTCTCGGTACCGCACGCTGACTGGAGAGGAGTACCGACCCGCCGGCACCCCCCCAGCACAggacaagaagaagaaggagaaggagaacaaGAGTGAGAAGCAGCAGAgcggagcaggagcaggaggaggaggaggagggcgtAAAcaaggaggcggaggaggaaaAGAGCCACCCCAAGACCAGGAGAAGAATGCAGGGAGTGGAGGGgctggagggggagaggggccCAAGAAACAGAcacg GCTGGGTCTGGAGGCAAAGAAAGAGGAGAACCTGGCAGACTGGTACTCACAG GTGATAACTAAGGCGGAGCTGATCGAGTACTACGACGTGAGCGGCTGCTACGTGCTGCGGCCCTGGTCCTACTCCATCTGGGAGACCATCCAAGAGTTCTTTGACGGCGAGATCAAGAAGCTGGGCGTGGAGAACTGCTACTTCCCCATGTTTGTCTCGCAGGCTGCCCTGGAGAAGGAGAAGTCTCATATCGCCGACTTTGCGCCCGAG GTGGCCTGGGTGACTCGCTCTGGGAAGACTGAGCTGGCCGAGCCCATCGCTGTCAGACCGACCAGCGAGACGG TGATGTACCCAGCCTATGCCAAGTGGGTGCAGTCTCACAGGGACCTGCCAATCAAACTCAACCAGTGGTGCAACGTGGTG cggtGGGAGTTCAAACACCCCCAGCCCTTCCTGAGGACCAGGGAGTTCCTGTGGCAGGAGGGGCACACGGCCTTCGCCACCAAGCAGGAGGCAGAGGTGGAG GTGTTGCAGATCCTGGAGCTCTACGCCCGGGTGTATGAGGAGCTGATGGCGATCCCTGTGGTGAAGGGAAAGAAGACAGAGAAGGAGAAGTTCGCCGGGGGGGATTACACCACCACTGTGGAGGCCTTCATCTCCGCCAGCGGCCGTGCCATACAG GGCGCCACCTCTCACCATCTGGGTCAGAACTTCTCACGGATGTTTGAGATCGTGTTTGAGGACCCTCGGCAGCCAGGGGAGAAGCAGTTTGCCTACCAGAACTCGTGGGGCCTGACAACTCGCACCATCGGGGTGCTGGCCATGGTGCACGGGGACAATCGCGGCCTTGTCCTGCCCCCCCGCGTCGCCTGCCTGCAG GTGATCATTATCCCGTGTGGCATCACGGCCTCCCTGCCCGACAGTGAGCGCGAGGCCCTGCTGTCCCGCTGTGCTCAGTACCTGGAGCGACTGACCCGCTGCGGCCTGCGTGCCCGCTGTGACACCCGTGACAACTACTCTCCTGGCTGGAAGTTCAACCACTGGGAGCTCAAG ggCGTGCCGGTGCGAGTGGAGGTGGGTCCGCGCGATGTGaagctgtgtcagtgtgtggccGTGCGCAGGGACACGGGGGAGAAGATCACCGTGCCCGACGCCGAGGCAGAGCCGCGCCTCACACAGCTGCTGGATGACATTCAGAAGAACCTGTACAGCag GGCGTCTGAGGATCTGAGGAAACACATGGTGGCAGTAGACAACATGGAGGACTTCCAGAAAGAGCTGGACCAGGGCAAG ATTGTACAGATCCCATTCTGCGGTGGCATTGAGTGTGAGGACTGGATCAAGAAGACCACTGCCAA GGATCAGGACCTGGAGCCCGGAGCGCCCTCTATGGGAGCCAAGAGCCTGTGTATTCCCTTCCAGCCCCTGAGGCAGCTGAGCTCAGGACAGCAGTGCGTTAGTGGCAAGGAGCCCGCCCAGTACTACACACTATTCGGCCGCAGCTAttga
- the slc30a10 gene encoding calcium/manganese antiporter SLC30A10: MGRYSGKTCRLIFMLVITFVFFVAEIVVGYLGNSIALVSDSFNMLSDLLSLCVGLSAARLSRRPGTARCTYGFGRAEVVGALANAVFLTALCFSISVEAITRLARPERIDDPQLVLIVGALGLAVNVVGLLIFQDCGESKRKARKRKGGSGEAPQGAGAPVLSGTTEPEGTDTEDGQPLNIRGVLLHVLGDALGSVVVVVASALFYALPLPPEQPCNWQCYVDPSLTLAMVIIVLSSATPLLMETVSILLQATPPSLALPSLMDDLLAVPGVSGIHELHVWELCRGRTVATLHLHCLDRSAFSVASPRLREIFHRAGVHSVTIQPEFEEEDKGETGGGQHCRAPCVSPKCQSLSCCKSDPNPALVSVSCNGNLSPAPSPPASEDDESVALRMLGEGAAERDMQSSDGGVELVNSTKF; encoded by the exons ATGGGCCGCTACAGCGGGAAGACCTGCCGCCTCATTTTCATGCTCGTCATCACTTTCGTGTTTTTCGTGGCCGAGATTGTGGTGGGCTACCTGGGCAACTCCATCGCGCTGGTGTCGGACTCGTTCAACATGCTGTCCGACCTGCTGTCTCTGTGCGTCGGGCTCAGCGCCGCCCGCCTGTCGCGCCGCCCCGGCACGGCCCGCTGCACCTACGGGTTCGGCCGGGCCGAGGTGGTCGGGGCGCTGGCCAACGCCGTGTTCCTGACGGCGCTCTGCTTCTCCATCTCCGTGGAGGCCATCACCAGGCTCGCCCGGCCGGAGCGGATCGACGACCCGCAGCTGGTGCTGATTGTCGGGGCCCTGGGGCTGGCCGTCAACGTGGTGGGGCTGCTCATCTTCCAGGACTGTGGGGAGAGCAAGAGGAAGGCGAGGAAGAGGAAAGGGGGCTCCGGGGAGGCGCCGCAAGGAGCAG GTGCCCCAGTGCTGAGCGGCACCACAGAGCCAGAGGGCACGGACACTGAGGATGGCCAGCCACTCAACATCAGAG GTGTGTTGCTGCACGTCCTGGGTGACGCTCTGGGctcggtggtggtggtggttgccTCAGCGCTGTTTTATGCCCTGCCGCTGCCGCCCGAGCAGCCCTGTAACTGGCAGTGCTACGTGGATCCCAGCCTCACCCTCGCCATGGTGATCATTGTCCTCTCCTCCGCCACACCCCTGTTAATGGAGACCGTCTCCATCCTGCTGCAAGCCACGCCCCCCAGCCTGGCCCTGCCCAGCCTCA tgGATGACCTGTTGGCAGTGCCGGGGGTGAGCGGCATTCACGAGCTGCACGTGTGGGAGCTGTGCCGGGGCCGCACCGTGGCCACCCTGCACCTGCACTGTTTGGACAGGTCGGCCTTCTCCGTGGCCTCCCCCCGTCTCCGAGAGATCTTCCACCGCGCTGGAGTCCACTCCGTCACCATACAGCCCGAGTTCGAGGAAGAGGATAAGGGAGAGACTGGGGGAGGCCAGCACTGTAGAGCCCCCTGTGTGTCACCTAAATGCCAGTCCTTGTCCTGTTGCAAATCCGACCCCAACCCTGCATTGGTTAGTGTCTCCTGCAACGGGAACCTCAGCCCCGCCCCCTCACCGCCGGCTTCTGAGGATGATGAGTCAGTGGCTCTCAGGATGTTGGGGGAGGGGGCGGCAGAGAGGGATATGCAGAGTAGTGATGGGGGGGTGGAGCTCGTGAATAGCACCAAGTTTTAG
- the eprs1 gene encoding bifunctional glutamate/proline--tRNA ligase isoform X1: MALKLIINSSSPPLGVLLTVEHVKNSVSVSVEDGKDTNLHISDSVQFSDVNSITRYLARVAPSLGLYGANLLEQTEVDHWLEFSARLYQRSLAPALAQLNNALCLRTFLVGQSLTLADLSVWAALKDSSSLQSLLSVEGTTPHVKRWFSFLSSQGPFKAVAEKCGTPRAAPRNGGQSSEKRADVGKFVELPGAELGKVVVRFPPEASGYLHIGHAKAALLNQHYQVNFKGKLIMRFDDTNPEKEKEDFEKVILEDVALLQIKPDQFTYTSDHFPRIMGLAEQLLKEGRAYIDDTPPEQMKQEREQRQESHNRSNTVERNLELWEEMKAGTELGQRCCMRAKIDMNSNNGCLRDPTLYRCKNTPHPRTGSTYKVYPTYDFACPIVDSVEGVTHALRTTEYHDRDEQFYWVIESLGLRRPYIWEYARLNLNNTLLSKRKLTWFVDQGLVDGWDDPRFPTVRGVLRRGMTVEGLKQFIAAQGGSRSVVNMEWDKIWAFNKKVIDPVAPRYTALLKDDVVTISIPEAPEEVKDAPKHPKNAEVGMKPVWYGPQVLVEGADAETFTEGETVTFINWGNIIITSINRDSSGKVQSLSGRLDLENRDYKKTTKITWLASTPRALPTPTICITYQHLITKPVLGKDDDFKDYINRNSKVEERMLGDPCLKDLKKGDIIQLQRRGYYICDQPYEPISPFSCKESPCVLLYIPDGHTKDMPTAGSKDKSKSQAPSKAVKVESVCPAKAPPKVSSPTAPPSGSGDVAGLLSRVAAQGETVRKLKTEKAPKDQVDAAVKELLALKAQFKQLTGQDYKPGMAPPSPAPAQSSPAPDPSNPTPTSACCPYERVSQQGELVRKLKAEKAPKDQVDAAVKELLALKAQFKQLTGQDYKPGMAPPSSAHAQCNPTPAPNPASCPYERVSQQGELVRKLKAEKAPKDQVDAAVKELLALKAQFKQLTGQDYKPGMAPPSPAPAQSNPAPQKSTPAPSQPSSTPEVQALFAEVSQQGELVRRLKAEKASKDQVDGAVKSLLDLKSRYRTLTGEEYRPAGTPPAQDKKKKEKENKSEKQQSGAGAGGGGGGRKQGGGGGKEPPQDQEKNAGSGGAGGGEGPKKQTRLGLEAKKEENLADWYSQVITKAELIEYYDVSGCYVLRPWSYSIWETIQEFFDGEIKKLGVENCYFPMFVSQAALEKEKSHIADFAPEVAWVTRSGKTELAEPIAVRPTSETVMYPAYAKWVQSHRDLPIKLNQWCNVVRWEFKHPQPFLRTREFLWQEGHTAFATKQEAEVEVLQILELYARVYEELMAIPVVKGKKTEKEKFAGGDYTTTVEAFISASGRAIQGATSHHLGQNFSRMFEIVFEDPRQPGEKQFAYQNSWGLTTRTIGVLAMVHGDNRGLVLPPRVACLQVIIIPCGITASLPDSEREALLSRCAQYLERLTRCGLRARCDTRDNYSPGWKFNHWELKGVPVRVEVGPRDVKLCQCVAVRRDTGEKITVPDAEAEPRLTQLLDDIQKNLYSRASEDLRKHMVAVDNMEDFQKELDQGKIVQIPFCGGIECEDWIKKTTAKDQDLEPGAPSMGAKSLCIPFQPLRQLSSGQQCVSGKEPAQYYTLFGRSY; this comes from the exons ATGGCTTTAAAGCTCATCATCAACTCCAGCAGCCCACCGCTAG GCGTGCTGTTGACGGTGGAGCATGTGAAGAACAGCgtgagtgtgtcagtggagGATGGAAAAGACACCAACCTGCACATCTCAGA ctctgtgCAGTTTAGTGACGTGAACTCCATCACTCGGTACCTGGCTCGGGTTGCCCCCAGTCTGGGCCTGTATGGCGCCAACCTACTGGAGCAGACTGAG GTTGATCACTGGCTGGAGTTCAGTGCCAGACTGTACCAGCGCTCCCTAGCCCCTGCTCTCGCCCAGCTCAACAATGCCCTCTGTCTGCGCACCTTCCTGGTTGGGCAGAGCCTGACCTTGGCTGACCTTAGTGTCTGGGCCGCGCTCAAAG ACAGTTCCTCCTTGCAGTCTCTCCTATCTGTGGAAGGCACAACCCCCCATGTGAAGCGCTGGTTCAGTTTCCTCAGCTCTCAGGGCCCCTTCAAAGCTGTGGCGGAGAAATGCGGCACGCCCAGAGCCGCCCCCCGCAACGGAGGG CAGTCCTCAGAGAAACGTGCTGACGTAGGGAAGTTTGTGGAGCTGCCTGGGGCTGAACTGGGCAAGGTGGTGGTGCGTTTCCCCCCCGAGGCCAGCGG gTACTTGCACATCGGTCATGCCAAAGCTGCTCTGCTGAACCAGCATTACCAAGTCAACTTCAAGGGCAAACTGATCATGCGCTTCGACGACACCAACCccgagaaggagaaggaggactTTGAGAAG GTGATTCTGGAAGACGTGGCTCTGCTGCAGATCAAGCCGGACCAATTCACCTACACCTCGGACCACTTCCCTCGCATCATGGGGCTGGCGGAGCAGCTGCTGAAGGAGGGCCGCGCCTACATCGACGACACGCCCCCCGAGCAGATGaagcaggagagggagcagaggCAGGAGTCGCACAACCGCTCAAACA CGGTGGAGAGGAACCTGGAGCTGTGGGAGGAGATGAAGGCTGGCACAGAGCTGGGCCAGAGGTGCTGCATGAGGGCCAAGATCGACATGAACTCCAACAATGGCTGCCTACGGGACCCCACCCTGTACCGCTGCAagaacaccccccacccccgcacaGGCAGCACCTACAA ggtgtACCCCACGTATGACTTCGCGTGCCCCATCGTGGACAGTGTGGAGGGGGTGACCCACGCGCTGCGCACCACGGAGTACCACGACCGCGACGAGCAGTTCTACTGGGTGATCGAGTCGCTGGGCCTGCGCCGACCCTACATCTGGGAGTACGCCCGGCTCAACCTCAACAACACCCTGCTGTCCAAGAGGAAACTCACCTGGTTCGTGGACCAGGGCCTTGTGGACGGCTG GGATGACCCCCGGTTCCCCACAGTGAGGGGGGTGCTGCGCAGGGGCATGACGGTTGAGGGGCTGAAGCAGTTCATTGCCGCACAG GGTGGGTCCAGGTCTGTTGTGAACATGGAGTGGGACAAGATCTGGGCATTCAACAAGAAG GTGATTGACCCCGTGGCCCCACGCTACACCGCCCTGCTGAAAGATGACGTCGTAACCATTAGCATCCCCGAGGCGCCTGAGGAGGTCAAGGATGCCCCCAAACACCCCAAG AATGCGGAGGTGGGCATGAAGCCGGTGTGGTACGGGCCGCAGGTGCTGGTGGAGGGGGCTGACGCAGAGACCTTCACTGAGGGGGAAACCGTCACCTTCATCAACTGGGgcaacatcatcatcaccagCATAAACAG GGACAGCAGTGGGAAGGTGCAGTCTCTGTCTGGCCGCCTGGACCTGGAGAATAGGGACTACAAGAAAACCACCAAGATCACATGGCTGGCATCCACACCCCGCGCCCTGCCCACGCCCACCATCTGCATCACCTACCAGCACCTCATCACGAAGCCTGTGCTGGGCAAAGATGATGACTTCAAGGACTACATCAACAGGAACAgcaag GTGGAGGAGAGGATGCTGGGAGACCCCTGTCTGAAGGACCTGAAGAAGGGTGACATCATCCAGCTGCAGAGGCGGGGCTATTACATCTGTGACCAGCCCTACGAGCCAATCAG tcctTTCAGCTGTAAGGAGAGCCCCTGTGTGCTGCTCTACATACCTGATGGTCATACCAAGGACATGCCCACTGCTGGCTCCAAGGACAAGAGCAAGAGCCAGGCTCCCAGCAAAGCT GTGAAGGTGGAGAGTGTGTGCCCAGCCAAGGCCCCTCCCAAAGTATCCTCCCCCACTGCGCCCCCCAGTGGCAGCGGGGATGTGGCCGGGCTGCTGTCCCGGGTGGCTGCACAGGGGGAGACAGTCCGCAAGCTGAAGACGGAAAAAGCGCCCAAGGACCAGGTGGACGCTGCAGTGAAGGAGCTGCTGGCTCTGAAGGCCCAGTTCAAACAGCTGACCGGGCAGGACTACAAACCCGGCATGGCCCCTCCCAGTCCTGCCCCAGCACAGTCTTCCCCCGCCCCAGACCCAtccaaccccacccccacctctgCCTGCTGTCCATACGAGCGTGTGTCCCAGCAGGGGGAGCTGGTGCGCAAACTGAAGGCAGAGAAAGCACCCAAG GACCAGGTGGACGCTGCAGTGAAGGAGCTGCTGGCTCTGAAGGCCCAGTTCAAACAGCTGACCGGGCAGGACTACAAACCTGGCATGGCCCCCCCCAGTTCCGCCCATGCACAGTGTAATcccacccccgcccccaacCCTGCTTCCTGTCCATACGAGCGCGTGTCCCAGCAGGGGGAGTTGGTGCGTAAACTGAAGGCAGAGAAAGCGCccaag gaccaggtggACGCTGCAGTGAAGGAGCTGCTGGCTCTGAAGGCCCAGTTCAAACAGCTGACGGGGCAGGACTACAAACCTGGCATGGCCCCCCCCAGCCCTGCCCCTGCACAGTCTAACCCCGCCCCACAGAAGTCAACCCCTGCCCCCAGTCAACCCAGCTCCACCCCTGAGGTCCAGGCACTGTTTGCAGAGGTGTCCCAGCAGGGGGAGCTGGTGCGCAGACTGAAAGCGGAGAAAGCCTCTAAG gaccaggtggATGGTGCAGTAAAGTCCCTGCTGGACCTGAAGTCTCGGTACCGCACGCTGACTGGAGAGGAGTACCGACCCGCCGGCACCCCCCCAGCACAggacaagaagaagaaggagaaggagaacaaGAGTGAGAAGCAGCAGAgcggagcaggagcaggaggaggaggaggagggcgtAAAcaaggaggcggaggaggaaaAGAGCCACCCCAAGACCAGGAGAAGAATGCAGGGAGTGGAGGGgctggagggggagaggggccCAAGAAACAGAcacg GCTGGGTCTGGAGGCAAAGAAAGAGGAGAACCTGGCAGACTGGTACTCACAG GTGATAACTAAGGCGGAGCTGATCGAGTACTACGACGTGAGCGGCTGCTACGTGCTGCGGCCCTGGTCCTACTCCATCTGGGAGACCATCCAAGAGTTCTTTGACGGCGAGATCAAGAAGCTGGGCGTGGAGAACTGCTACTTCCCCATGTTTGTCTCGCAGGCTGCCCTGGAGAAGGAGAAGTCTCATATCGCCGACTTTGCGCCCGAG GTGGCCTGGGTGACTCGCTCTGGGAAGACTGAGCTGGCCGAGCCCATCGCTGTCAGACCGACCAGCGAGACGG TGATGTACCCAGCCTATGCCAAGTGGGTGCAGTCTCACAGGGACCTGCCAATCAAACTCAACCAGTGGTGCAACGTGGTG cggtGGGAGTTCAAACACCCCCAGCCCTTCCTGAGGACCAGGGAGTTCCTGTGGCAGGAGGGGCACACGGCCTTCGCCACCAAGCAGGAGGCAGAGGTGGAG GTGTTGCAGATCCTGGAGCTCTACGCCCGGGTGTATGAGGAGCTGATGGCGATCCCTGTGGTGAAGGGAAAGAAGACAGAGAAGGAGAAGTTCGCCGGGGGGGATTACACCACCACTGTGGAGGCCTTCATCTCCGCCAGCGGCCGTGCCATACAG GGCGCCACCTCTCACCATCTGGGTCAGAACTTCTCACGGATGTTTGAGATCGTGTTTGAGGACCCTCGGCAGCCAGGGGAGAAGCAGTTTGCCTACCAGAACTCGTGGGGCCTGACAACTCGCACCATCGGGGTGCTGGCCATGGTGCACGGGGACAATCGCGGCCTTGTCCTGCCCCCCCGCGTCGCCTGCCTGCAG GTGATCATTATCCCGTGTGGCATCACGGCCTCCCTGCCCGACAGTGAGCGCGAGGCCCTGCTGTCCCGCTGTGCTCAGTACCTGGAGCGACTGACCCGCTGCGGCCTGCGTGCCCGCTGTGACACCCGTGACAACTACTCTCCTGGCTGGAAGTTCAACCACTGGGAGCTCAAG ggCGTGCCGGTGCGAGTGGAGGTGGGTCCGCGCGATGTGaagctgtgtcagtgtgtggccGTGCGCAGGGACACGGGGGAGAAGATCACCGTGCCCGACGCCGAGGCAGAGCCGCGCCTCACACAGCTGCTGGATGACATTCAGAAGAACCTGTACAGCag GGCGTCTGAGGATCTGAGGAAACACATGGTGGCAGTAGACAACATGGAGGACTTCCAGAAAGAGCTGGACCAGGGCAAG ATTGTACAGATCCCATTCTGCGGTGGCATTGAGTGTGAGGACTGGATCAAGAAGACCACTGCCAA GGATCAGGACCTGGAGCCCGGAGCGCCCTCTATGGGAGCCAAGAGCCTGTGTATTCCCTTCCAGCCCCTGAGGCAGCTGAGCTCAGGACAGCAGTGCGTTAGTGGCAAGGAGCCCGCCCAGTACTACACACTATTCGGCCGCAGCTAttga